The Lolium rigidum isolate FL_2022 chromosome 1, APGP_CSIRO_Lrig_0.1, whole genome shotgun sequence region CGGGGTCCCTCTGCGTGTATGCACACGCGCTGGAGGCCGGTATGCGCGTCCCGCTGCACGGCTTCTTCTGCGAGGTGCTCGCCCACTTCGGCATCGCGCCGAGCCAGCTCGTGCCCAACGGGTGGCGCGTCATGGCGGGCTTCCTCGCGCTCTGTCGCTCCGTCGGCATGCCGCCGTCGCTCGCCGTGTTCCGGCGCTTCTTCCTGCTGGTCATCGTCAACAGCAAGGTCAAAGGCTGGTACTGTTTCCGTGCCAGAGACAGCTTGGGCCTGCGATTCACGGGGCTGCCGAATACCCCCATGGACTGGAAAAAGATGTTTTTCTTCCTATCGTCGCCGGAGCCGTGGCCTTGCCCTGTGGAGTGGGGCGAGCCGTCGATGAGCTCATTCGTAAATCCGGTGCTAACCAGAGAGGAGGAGAGATCCGCGAAGAAGCTATTGGATGCttattgcggcggcggcggcgccgttgaTATCAAGACATGCCTGTGCGATGGCAAGCTTGCCGGCTCCATGGTAACTGCCAcatctacaccgccgccgccgccggcttctGCTTCTACCTGTATCACTTCCAGTTCCAAAGGTAACTGAACATCAAAATCCCTCTGATTCCCCTGTTTTATGGACCGCTGAATTGCTGATGTTGCCGTTGTTTGCTAGGAATAGGAATGGATCCCTCCGTCTACATCATGATGAAAACTATGCTTGCGGAGAGGGCGGCCGCGCAAGCGTCGGCGTCGACGAAGGAGGTGAAAGCTGAGCCGGGCAGCAACGCGCCTTTCTGCGGGAACAAGAGGAGTCTGGAGCAGGCGAACGGGGAGGAAGGCGCGCCTCCTTCTGTGCTGACGAGCACGCCGCTACCCGGCCCGTGTCCGCCGCCGGGCTTCTCTAGGAAGCGACCGCACTTTCCCAGCAGGCACAGCGGAGACACCACGAAGTGGGAAGCTGCACGGGAGCTGCTGCAGGGCGCCGTCGCGCCGCCGCAGGAGCGCGTGTTCGCGGCGAGCGAGCCTTCCGAGGTCGTCAGATCGAGCTACGCTGCGATTCTGGAGGTATGCCAGCAGCAAATGCGACGGCAAATTGTTCGTCGGTGGGTGTCTGATCGAGTACATTGTTCGTTTCGCAGGCCGTGAACTACGCGTCGTTCTCCCTGAGCTACGCGCTGGAGCTGGAGGAGAAGCTGGTGGCGCGGGACGCGGAGGTGGCCGCACTGCGGGCGCAGCTGGACGAGGCCAAGGCGAAGCTCGCCGCTGTGAAGCGGCCAGCCGGAGAGGCGGAGCTGGAGAGCGCCGTGACGGTGGCAGTGCAGCATACCCTGGGATCTGAGGAGCACGTCTGGCGGCGCGCGGAGCACGCCGTGGAGGGGTGCGAGCGCTGGCGAGGTAGGAGTAGGAGAACGGCACCGATGACATGAGGCTGGTCGTGCCGCCTGATTAACTCGCTGATCGACCTTGTTAACGTTGTTTGACGCATTTCATGTTCACTACAGTAGATGACTGGCCGATGATGGAGCAGAATGGCCGGCACAAGAGACGGACAGAACCATCCACCAAGTACGATCCCAAACAATGGGTTCTGTAGTGGCGACTAGAAAAACATCTTGCAAGAACCTCAACACCTTTCGACATGTGTAGCTTCGTGGTCATCAAAATCTATTTTTCAGTTTTTGGCTCGATTATCACAAAAATATTGCGAAAGAAATGAGGAACATAGCCCCGGATCTACATGAATTGCGAAAGAAATGAGGAGCACTAGGAAGTTTGGCGCGGCGGCCCCTCCCTCGGCTGTTAGATAGTTTGTTATGTCACCCATTGGAAAAAATAATTATGATAAAATGAAGAATTATGTTAAAGATTTAACATCAAAACAAATATCATACAAGTGCCACCCAAAATAATTCAAGTTGTATTGTATATTGATATGAATTATGTAGAATGATGCTACTGTTCATATGAAAAAATAAACATTGGATTGGAGAGCTCACACGCCAGCAAACATGATAAGCTTTTATACAGTACTAGAAAGTTTGCGGCGCGGCATGCTTGTCTATGGTGCATCATTCTTTTTAAAAGACGCTTTTTAAGTTTAAAAGTGCGGGATTCCTTTTCAAAAACAGCTGAAGAAACATCTAAAACTTGACCGCACCTTTAATATCAAGATCGTTGGTTACAATTTTGTAGAACTAATACAACATTTGGGTTGCTGGAGTACCGCGGAAGTGCTAGTGAAATAGGCAACGGATGGTGGAGTGCTTTTGTTTCTAGATCGTTGGTTAAAATAttgtagaaataaaacaatatctGGGTTGCTGAGGTACCGCAGAAGTGCCGGTGAAATAGGCGGCAGATGGTGGAGTGCTTTTGTTTTTGGTGTTGCCAGAAAAGGAAATATTAGTATTTCTCCAACCGAAAGAGGCAACGGGTGATGAGTAGAAGAAGGTCATTCCAGGTGAAAATGTGACGAATGGTAGAGTAAGTATATTTTTTCGATGTTACAGTagaataacacaacattattttcTCTGagtaaaagaggggggaatgttgGATTTTGTGAATCACCGTTACTAAAGAAACATCGACGGGTAATTAAAATTAGTACCCTTGTGCATCGTTCCAAAATAACCAATGGAGAAATATGCAACCTTAAATAATTAATAGTAAGTAGTTAACAGCGTGTTTCATAGTTGACATCGGCAATGTTCAAGATGTCTACTTAGAAATTTCTTTCTAGAAAAATATAGGTACTTTCCGCCTGTAAACTTGAGGTTGAAATTACCACGTTGTTTCACCGTTGAGAAACTATTGTCACTAGAATATGCGCCCTCGAATAATTATTGTTAGCTAGTTAACAACATGTTTCATAGGTGACATCGGCCCACGCTTGTGCACTGTTAGGAAATTACCATTGCAAGAATATGCACCATCGAATAATTAATGTTAGCTAGTTAATGACATGTTTCATAGGTGACATCGGCCCATGTTTGTGCACTGTTGAGAAATTATCGTCGCAAGAATATGCGCCCTCGAATAATTACTGTTAGCTAGTTAACTACATATTTCATAGGTGACATCGGCCCACGCTTGTGCACTGTTGAGAAATTACCGTCGCAAGATTATGCGCCGTCAAATAGTTATGGTTAGCTAGTTAACGACATGTTTCATAGGGGACATCGTTGTTGGGGATATgcacgagaggcaataataaagcggTTGTTATTATATCTTAATGTTTATGATATATGTTtatatctcatgctataattgcatTAACCAGAAACGTTAAtgcatgtgtgttttgtaaacaaaccagggtccctagtaagcctctcgtttaactagcttgttgattaattgatgatcgaggtttcctgatcatgaacaatggatgttgttaataacaagatcatatcattaggagaatgatatgatggatacacatacccatagtaagcatagcaataAGATCAAGTCACTGAAGTTTATTTTATTGTAGTTATCAAATGCATTGTAACCTAAATCCTTCGACCATGTTAATCACTAATACCGGAGaaatactttgatgacatcaaacaccacttcgtaactgggtagttataaaggtggcattgggTACTCTGAAAGTGGGAGTTGAAGCACATGGATCaagaatgggatttgtccatccaaatgacggctaGATATTCTCTAGGCCATCTCGGTGAAAtaatatctaattagcttgcaagcatgtgacggggtcacaagagatatcatatcacggtacgagtaaagagcacTTATCAGGAACGAGATTGAATTAGGTATAGTCataccgatgatcgaatctcgaataagtgaaatatcgcgcgacaaaggtcgGTAACGAATCCACATGGTTCTCTCGATCACGAAGTCGTCGTGGAATATGTagaagccattatggatctccaggttccgctattggttattggtcggagacgtgtctcgatcatgtcagcatcattcgcgaaccgtagggtgacacacttaagggttgatgtcatttaagtagatatggaatatggtatgcagctcgaatgttgttcggagtctcagatgggatccaggacatcatgaggaggtttGGAATggcccggagaataagattcatatataggaagtcattaagTTCGGTGTTTTAACCGAAGCTTCTAGAAATTTCTATAAAGACCGGAAGGGTCcgaaatattatggaaggttccgaaagtgtccgggacgacccgggctgtctaaggaagtccggagggtttcaTAATAGCTGTATCCACcttttccttaagggttaagaagtttACCCTAAGGGAAATTCgaatttggcaaaagagtcctagttctagtaggtttcggctgagagaaacctaccggaactctcccaaactttgggggcagaTCTTGGACGACCTAAGGgtcttttccacctataaaaggagggaaaGAGGAGCCCCAAGAGCTGGAAAACTCGCAGTCCAAGCCCCCTCtccgcaaaccctagccgccccttcctcctactccctcttgcacggctacgatgaagccctgcaggatttctccacaaacaccgccaccacgccgtcgtgctatcgggatttcgaggaggatctactactttcgGCTATTCGActcgagtctacacacggttgtaaacatccgtccctagactcgagggctactcccatcgggagcgctgggcgcgaacccgataaaaacaacaaaagcatcaataaTCAAATGGAGTCAGAGAAGAACGGACCCCAAGGTTCCATCAAATCCAGGATCGAGCCCTGGGACTTGATTCTATGTAGGGtaactgtaagggtatattgcccctatgtgtgattttggtaattaatgacaacccctatggactaatgttttcattgagtttgtatgaaggaatattccataggtactacttgtattccatgtgttgaattgaagtatggatgccatgaagataaagatataccttgtgtattggcatcaagatcatcgatttgaagatatatatatgtgatatgatcaataagaagaaatgaagatagagttcttatgtggaactcaatattagccatgctctagcttatgtgataagcaatgaatgacactacaagaaaagttatgatagacaacgtctcaaaatcgtccgctaaggggtaattTTCGTCGCCTataggcctaacccgacgatatgggttctgttgtggaaactgcgtcaggcaaagtcctacgacgattttttcggtccgtcgcgcttgggcgcccttccgccacggaaaatcggaccgttgcccaagtgtttccgggagcccgttgaccgccgacgtcatgcaagccgacacgtggcgtacgccgttagccggcggttaacggcgttaaccggctgaaaccccgtggtagatggtaggcccacacgaggcctcgccacgtcttaagcgggccggcccattaagtttgcgggccgggccagctgacttagtttgaccggtcaactatatagctgggctggtccattagttacgtgggccgggcctaacctctaaggttgactggtcaaaactttaatgggccggcctactaagcatgtgggccgggccgaatgcactcgattgaccggtcaacaggcaaaagggccggcccacaagacatgtgggacccactttcctgatatcgggccggcccatttacaaagtggggtccacattaaagcaactgggctggcccaagaagttagtgggccggcccaattagcatgtgggtcccactttcctgctatcgggccggcccatttagtacgtggggtccacattagatcaaactaGTCGCTAACCCGTGCATCGCACGGGCTAGTTACACCATAGTATTAAtaatttaaattttcaaaaaaaggtGGGGCAGTTCTACCAAAAGAAGTCATGAAATAATGGTCTACACTACAAAGAAATTTATGGTGTGGTTCACCCTCGCGAGACTACATGCCATCGGGGCAAGGGAGATGCTTATTTTGCATCCAAATCGTTTCTTTTTTTTAATAAGACGGTTGTGAGTACGACTTCCGTGAAGAGGCAAGATAACACCTATTTCGATCACTGTTCTATCTTTGAGCCAAGTCTCTCGAACTAAGAGTTACTTATCGTGTGATCGTATCAATTCAAGCCACCTAGCTTGTGCCATAATTTTGTTTGCAACTTACTACTCTATCGCAAATAAGTGCATTTTTTAAATCAAACATTTTTAATTTGATTAACTTTTTACACAAATTACTATACGATTAAACTACATATAAAATAAATCTAGCTATACTAATTTAATATCATAAGTATTATTACTTTTTAAAAtagttaattaaaacaaataaactTTAACTCAAGTCTAGCATAAATGTACGTTTATTTATAAATGAAGTATTACTGAGCCATTTACGTTTTTTCTTCCTAGCGCCGCTTATTAAGAGTAGTGAAGTACTTTTTAAAAAATACTTAATTAAAACTAATAAACTTTAACTCAAGGCAAATATAAATGTACGATTATTTTGAAGGAAGTATATTACTCAGCCATTTACGTTTTTTCTTCATAGCGCTGGTTAGTAGGAGTAGTGAACTACCTGGACTTTTGCCAAGGTCCCGTGTAGTAATATTTAAATAGTTCGTTAGGTTACGTTGAGAATCTCATCTAGTAGTACAATCAATCTTTGGGCTTTCTTTTAAAGCAGCACATGACGCAATCAATTTATGAATTGCTTGTTAGGCTTAGTAAATTGCTTGGACTCTTGAGTCCGACCCACCCATAATCTGAGTTGTGCCTAGATTGCACCCGGCCGGAAAATTTTACAAACTTGTGCGGCGATTTATCTGGAGGCTCCTAATACATGTGACGTGTAACGTGTCTACGTAACCACTTACGATACATTATAAATTACAACTTTTACGGTTAATCctaaccgtaaattttagatctaattgtcttaattattctgatgatgtggattgACGTGGAGTCTtgtatggtgcctccaattagtaaatataagaaagATATaagatgggctggcccaacaagccagtgggccgggccaaaagcatcagtgggtcccactttcctgttaaagggccagcccatttagtatgtggggtccaccatatagcaagtgggccggcccaacaagatagtgggccgggccaaaaacacagtgggtcccactttccagcttaAAGGGCNNNNNNNNNNNNNNNNNNNNNNNNNNNNNNNNNNNNNNNNNNNNNNNNNNNNNNNNNNNNNNNNNNNNNNNNNNNNNNNNNNNNNNNNNNNNNNNNNNNNGTTGTTCCTGCTGTCCAACGTGAGGCAAAGTCAAGGATGGTACTTTTTACCCATTTCCCCCTGTTAGCTCTCAACTCTCTACAGTAGCTGGTCATCCACCTCCCTTGACCGGGCCGACCCGGAGCcactccgccggaatagccggccggaggcGGTGAAGGTGACGCGCCGGAGTAGTCTAGGTGTAGATCTTAGGTTTGCTTTGTGTGCTTGTGGCGTATGCCACCATTTGGGCGCATGCCCCTTAGTGGAGGCGTCGGCCGGGATCTCCACCGCCAAATCCAGGCCATCTTAGGGCTGCTGCTGCTTCTTCCTCTACTCCGATGGCTGGAGGGAGGAGACGCATCGAGCAGCATCGCCTTCCCCAATAAGCTGGTGGCTGCAGGTTCCTCTTCTTCCCTGGATCTCAGCACAAGTGATGcactcctggccggccgtggtggcgtggGGGAGAGTGGTCCTGGTGCTGTGAGGTGTGTCTCTTCTTctctcctggccggccatggtggcgaggaggagcagAGGAAGGGCTCGCCGATTTTGGCCTGTGGGGAAGGATCCTGCCTTCTCTGCTGGTGCGGAGGCTGTCCGAGTTCGTCGTTCCCTCTTCTTGCTCTGGTTTGCCGCGGTGGTAAGCTGAGAAGTGACGGGCACACGGATTGGATGCTTCCTCATCGGAGCATGCCTGCTGGGTGCTACGGAGCTTCATCGTCGGAGCTCCTTCGTGCGGAACACGCGTCGCTCCTCGTCGACGGCGCGATCCTTGGCCGAAAAGGCGGCCCAACTACAACCTCCATGACGGAGGCCTTCTCTGCTTCATTCGCCGGAGCTCAACGCCTCTCCACCGACAAGTGGTTCCGTCCCCGGAGGAGGAGAGATGGCTGGCGGATGCTAAGCAACGCCGGAAGCGTGTTGCTGGGCATATCGGTGCCGTATCTCGACGGAGACGTCTGGAGATCACCGGCGTCTAGTGGCGGAGACATCCTTGGGTCTGATTGCTTTTCCTATTCTAGTTCCAGGGTGTTTTTTGTAACTTTCGAGGTCCTTtcttcaaatcctaggtttctcaGTGCGAGTGATGTAAAAGGGCCTAGATGTAATTTGTACCCgccatgtatgcaatgaattctctctggggtcttccggacccctctcttgttcaaaaaaaaaaaggatggtACTTTTTCCGATCCAGGGACgggctgtgctccggtgtccccccttggcgaacgacgttcaggtggtaaacgtgcgtttggttcgttaccagaaaatatggatgatcccaTTCCAAAAGTCGAATATTTCTGAGAAAGGCTGAACCATATGATCcgtgaatttcatgactaatctcactagACGCCTGAGAATCCATGGCCGTCGACGCTACTCCGACACCTGCCACCGTCGTATGTGTGGCTCCCCAGTTCAACGGCGGCCACCATGTCACGACGAGCGGTGGGCTTGCTTTTCcgcgtggctccccagctcgacatcggcggcctccagggcgcggtaagcggcgggcttgattttcaacgtggctccctagctcggcggcggcggcctccatggcgtggtgagcaacgagcttgctacgtctgcgccacacccagtcgaagaaacggcctcgctaagtatgtgcgggtagtgaccttgctaggcacgggtaggcggccgcccgctaggtccggcctccaccacaaagggaaaaggacccgttaattacatattaattggtgtgttaatggcatatttatatttttctattaatcgttaattaaaca contains the following coding sequences:
- the LOC124706158 gene encoding uncharacterized protein LOC124706158, giving the protein MLAHLSAALQDTTEETPAMPSSSVEPENGVATAAFVASSPAVDERLVSSLRTQAEVDLLCKNHGVPSVYTGRPAGDDRRACTPPPGSLCVYAHALEAGMRVPLHGFFCEVLAHFGIAPSQLVPNGWRVMAGFLALCRSVGMPPSLAVFRRFFLLVIVNSKVKGWYCFRARDSLGLRFTGLPNTPMDWKKMFFFLSSPEPWPCPVEWGEPSMSSFVNPVLTREEERSAKKLLDAYCGGGGAVDIKTCLCDGKLAGSMVTATSTPPPPPASASTCITSSSKGMDPSVYIMMKTMLAERAAAQASASTKEVKAEPGSNAPFCGNKRSLEQANGEEGAPPSVLTSTPLPGPCPPPGFSRKRPHFPSRHSGDTTKWEAARELLQGAVAPPQERVFAASEPSEVVRSSYAAILEAVNYASFSLSYALELEEKLVARDAEVAALRAQLDEAKAKLAAVKRPAGEAELESAVTVAVQHTLGSEEHVWRRAEHAVEGCERWRVDDWPMMEQNGRHKRRTEPSTKYDPKQWVL